A region from the Nitrosopumilus sp. genome encodes:
- a CDS encoding Rieske 2Fe-2S domain-containing protein: MSELGTKKSSGLSRRDFLKLMGAAGTGLAFAPFVPFGNYMPNPNQASLEKVPVILPDGTQANINTYPINHAEVITYPATGDAALDAEAFRKWQFIRLPEELGGGKKDTSAIRAYSMICLHLWCLWKYWPDDGRKRGECPCHGSMYDPLTGTAFVGPASVQAAPSNTLPELTLEIDSDGLVYILPPKFNANENGVIGYGRFA; encoded by the coding sequence ATGTCAGAACTAGGGACAAAAAAGTCTAGTGGATTATCCCGAAGAGACTTTCTAAAATTAATGGGTGCAGCTGGTACAGGGCTAGCATTTGCACCATTTGTCCCATTTGGAAATTATATGCCAAACCCAAACCAAGCATCTCTTGAAAAAGTTCCAGTAATTTTACCTGATGGTACTCAGGCCAATATCAATACTTATCCTATTAATCATGCTGAAGTAATTACATATCCTGCAACTGGTGATGCTGCACTTGATGCAGAAGCATTTCGTAAATGGCAATTTATTAGACTTCCTGAAGAGTTAGGAGGTGGAAAAAAAGACACTTCCGCTATTAGGGCATATAGTATGATTTGTTTACATCTTTGGTGTTTGTGGAAATATTGGCCAGATGATGGAAGAAAGAGAGGCGAATGTCCTTGTCATGGTAGTATGTATGATCCACTTACTGGAACAGCTTTTGTAGGCCCTGCATCAGTTCAAGCTGCACCATCAAACACATTACCTGAACTAACTTTAGAGATTGATTCAGATGGGCTGGTATATATTTTACCACCAAAGTTTAATGCAAATGAAAATGGAGTAATTGGATATGGCCGTTTCGCTTAA
- a CDS encoding S8 family serine peptidase, producing MPKVAIFFFIILLSSTVANSHAFISGDLTSLNKIQNPIIFDSGIVEVDSNFFTQNDVKRYLIFGNNLQNNDFLKTNSIYGIQSDYGFFYVSVLSENSASHLAAQGYHIIEDSKLDFHLSDDEIVDVSRIGDITGSNMAKKKYNASGNGTIIAIVDTGVDFSNPDIQHSVARDKINHPVMLDPDGQGIILTNATFFAYIDKNEIIRNYTKPIPSHMTSSVYVTRDGVFLDVSQGGKGSEIPIYNSFFPQIGNSVIFNGTLDKDMKIGNNNKDYIKSKSGIYHLGVIYQGALEGPMTRLQVVPVLVIDSFIPGVYDTIIPDMSTSWEDYTRFDLKSGQKPNYDFDFTDEKPLVLGSGKEFLVYDSNNDGKNDYSAGTFGAQVLDVYGAIRNNSTDIDDTLNAINGTLLPAFDSDGEFFGLMTDFMGHGTSSAASITSRGQETYDIYNNSKKYTITGVAPDAKIVPVKALWLGDTVYGWLWSAGFENKDHTWKFSGNPKVDIISNSWGVSNFPSFNSSPGMDVLSIILSMLTTPYSLDENYPGVTIVSSAGNSGHGYGTIGLPNASPFGISVGATTNNVFVGYGPFKDQPRFGNTTTHSNDVVDFSSRGPGSIGDPKPDVMSIGAHGFVPSNVLKTQKDSKAESFSLFGGTSMAAPLVSGSTAILIEELKKQSQDYDPFLIKNILMSTAKDLSSDPFTQGSGLANIESALNYVHGEDGVFIVYNDDSYNNIKKILDPSIEHINSTTIGFERFQLPTRSFPMTSWFAGQLLPGERTTTTFTIKNPTNSTLQINVMPQTLSLISNNQFNGTTILRQHDSILNGTDKFIPNYIELSDVNTRTELSDFFSEGKSIPDESSLMILNLNFQFSDFMNNTSDVYADDLKISSLYLYDWIDNNNDTKISSNELSMVNRAGSWGTVQELRVSEPTEKFEGVPLVGVYPIPTRYSYWLGDTKQNSTSMDYTISASYYEKEQWSVVWSESKIISIPPKNIATIDVTLIVPNNYQTGIYQGFLNFKSDNHTVNAPISFVVKQPVIQNDSTILIKGVQSNDILYGNGYTKGAFDMANRYMAGDWRQYYFDVQNESINSAAIELSWTSDDTNLSVFVMDPTGKIIQTNVPSGVFGHFLDWTSLDWLGNSIFSQGGGFFPVKNKDDVSTVLYVPINQTGTYTLLTHSTLFGGDSITEPITLAAKFTNISPEMIFDIPVDKETEYTPSDIVENIAIINETKIPPSPPVEAITYSDSSFSDGIVVGVVIGTAIGIAFIFIIRQKPPK from the coding sequence ATGCCCAAAGTGGCTATCTTCTTTTTCATAATTCTTCTTTCATCTACCGTGGCCAATTCACATGCATTTATTTCTGGTGATTTAACTAGTTTAAATAAAATCCAAAATCCAATAATCTTTGATTCTGGTATTGTGGAGGTTGATTCAAACTTTTTTACTCAAAATGATGTTAAAAGATATTTAATTTTTGGAAATAATTTACAAAATAATGATTTTTTAAAAACTAATTCAATATATGGGATTCAATCTGATTATGGATTTTTTTATGTATCTGTTCTTTCTGAGAATTCTGCATCACATTTAGCTGCACAAGGTTATCATATCATAGAAGATTCAAAATTGGATTTTCATTTATCAGATGATGAAATTGTAGATGTTTCACGTATTGGTGATATTACGGGTTCGAATATGGCTAAAAAAAAATATAATGCATCAGGAAATGGGACAATAATTGCAATTGTAGATACTGGTGTTGATTTTTCAAATCCTGATATTCAACATTCAGTCGCACGAGATAAAATCAATCATCCTGTTATGCTTGACCCTGATGGACAAGGAATAATTCTTACCAATGCAACTTTTTTTGCATATATTGATAAAAATGAAATTATTAGAAACTATACTAAACCAATACCTTCTCACATGACCTCATCTGTATATGTTACACGAGATGGTGTATTCTTAGATGTATCTCAAGGGGGTAAAGGCAGTGAAATACCAATTTATAATTCATTTTTTCCACAGATTGGAAACTCTGTAATTTTTAATGGAACATTAGATAAAGACATGAAAATTGGAAATAACAATAAAGATTACATAAAATCAAAAAGTGGCATTTATCATCTTGGAGTAATTTATCAGGGAGCATTAGAAGGACCAATGACTCGATTACAAGTAGTTCCGGTTTTAGTTATTGATTCATTTATTCCTGGAGTTTATGATACTATAATTCCTGACATGAGTACTTCTTGGGAAGACTATACTAGATTTGATTTAAAGTCCGGACAAAAACCAAATTATGATTTTGATTTTACTGATGAAAAACCACTTGTATTGGGCAGTGGAAAAGAATTCCTTGTTTATGATTCTAACAATGATGGAAAAAATGATTACAGCGCAGGAACGTTTGGTGCACAAGTTCTTGATGTATATGGTGCAATTAGAAATAACTCTACTGACATTGACGATACGTTAAATGCAATTAATGGAACACTGCTGCCAGCATTTGATTCAGACGGTGAATTCTTTGGACTGATGACAGATTTTATGGGTCATGGTACATCAAGTGCAGCATCAATCACTTCACGTGGTCAAGAGACATATGACATTTACAACAATTCGAAAAAATACACCATTACTGGCGTAGCTCCTGATGCCAAAATTGTTCCTGTAAAGGCATTGTGGTTAGGCGATACTGTATATGGATGGTTGTGGTCCGCAGGATTTGAAAATAAAGATCACACTTGGAAATTTTCTGGTAATCCTAAAGTTGATATAATTTCTAATAGTTGGGGAGTATCTAATTTCCCTTCTTTTAATTCCTCTCCTGGAATGGATGTTTTATCGATAATTCTTAGTATGTTGACAACTCCTTATTCTCTGGATGAGAATTACCCTGGTGTGACAATTGTTTCAAGTGCTGGGAATTCTGGTCACGGATATGGAACAATAGGATTACCAAACGCATCACCTTTTGGAATTTCAGTTGGCGCCACAACTAACAATGTATTTGTTGGATATGGTCCATTCAAGGACCAACCACGATTTGGAAATACAACTACTCACTCAAATGATGTGGTTGATTTCTCTAGTAGGGGTCCTGGATCAATTGGAGATCCTAAACCTGACGTAATGAGTATAGGCGCTCATGGTTTTGTACCTTCAAATGTGTTGAAAACTCAAAAAGATTCCAAAGCTGAATCATTTTCGTTATTTGGAGGAACTAGTATGGCAGCACCGCTGGTTTCTGGAAGTACTGCAATATTGATTGAAGAACTGAAAAAACAGTCGCAAGACTATGATCCATTTTTGATTAAAAATATTCTAATGTCTACTGCAAAAGATCTAAGCAGCGATCCATTTACTCAGGGATCTGGTCTGGCAAATATTGAATCCGCATTAAATTACGTTCATGGTGAAGATGGAGTTTTCATCGTGTATAATGATGATTCTTATAATAATATCAAAAAAATTCTTGATCCATCAATTGAACATATTAACTCAACCACAATAGGATTTGAAAGATTTCAACTACCAACACGTTCATTTCCTATGACTAGCTGGTTTGCTGGACAATTACTCCCAGGTGAAAGAACCACAACCACATTTACAATTAAAAATCCAACTAACAGTACCTTGCAAATTAACGTGATGCCTCAAACTTTATCTTTGATCTCAAATAACCAATTCAATGGAACAACAATTCTACGTCAACATGATTCCATTTTGAATGGAACTGATAAATTCATTCCAAATTATATCGAACTGTCTGACGTAAATACCCGTACCGAACTAAGTGATTTCTTCAGTGAAGGTAAATCTATACCTGATGAATCCTCATTAATGATTCTTAATCTGAATTTTCAATTCAGTGATTTTATGAATAATACATCTGATGTATATGCTGATGACCTCAAAATTTCTTCATTATATCTCTATGATTGGATTGATAATAACAACGATACAAAAATTTCAAGTAATGAATTATCAATGGTGAATAGAGCTGGTTCATGGGGAACTGTTCAAGAATTAAGAGTTTCAGAACCTACTGAAAAATTTGAAGGCGTTCCACTTGTAGGAGTTTATCCAATTCCTACCAGATATTCTTACTGGTTAGGTGACACAAAACAAAATTCAACTTCAATGGACTATACAATATCTGCAAGTTATTATGAAAAAGAACAATGGTCTGTAGTTTGGTCCGAATCTAAAATTATTTCTATTCCTCCAAAAAATATTGCTACAATTGATGTGACACTAATTGTCCCAAACAACTATCAGACTGGTATTTATCAAGGATTTTTAAATTTTAAAAGTGATAACCATACTGTTAATGCCCCAATATCTTTTGTAGTTAAACAACCCGTGATTCAAAATGATTCTACAATTCTAATTAAGGGTGTACAAAGTAATGATATTCTTTATGGTAATGGATACACTAAAGGTGCATTTGATATGGCTAATAGATATATGGCTGGTGACTGGAGGCAATATTATTTTGATGTTCAAAATGAATCCATTAACTCTGCTGCAATTGAACTTTCATGGACTAGTGATGACACAAACTTGTCTGTCTTTGTAATGGATCCTACAGGAAAAATAATACAAACTAATGTTCCATCTGGAGTGTTTGGTCATTTTCTTGATTGGACTTCACTTGACTGGTTAGGTAATTCAATTTTTAGTCAAGGCGGAGGATTCTTTCCTGTTAAAAATAAAGATGATGTGTCAACAGTACTTTATGTACCAATTAATCAAACAGGTACTTACACGCTCTTAACACATTCAACCCTGTTTGGTGGAGATTCAATAACCGAACCAATTACATTAGCAGCTAAATTTACAAACATTTCACCAGAAATGATTTTTGATATTCCTGTTGATAAAGAGACTGAATACACACCATCTGATATTGTAGAAAATATAGCAATTATCAATGAAACAAAAATCCCTCCTTCTCCTCCAGTTGAAGCCATCACATACTCTGATTCATCCTTTAGTGACGGTATTGTAGTTGGTGTAGTCATAGGAACTGCGATCGGAATAGCCTTCATTTTTATTATTAGACAAAAACCACCAAAATAA